Proteins encoded within one genomic window of Siniperca chuatsi isolate FFG_IHB_CAS linkage group LG4, ASM2008510v1, whole genome shotgun sequence:
- the chd2 gene encoding chromodomain-helicase-DNA-binding protein 2 isoform X3, giving the protein MIVHTSSNFLTVNTRTKDHPIKDFQDNTMMKNKSKKQEDEGSTQSNASSNSASEESNRSASESGSQSESEHGSERRRSHNSESNSSSESESHSESESESAESKSQQTTAEVKDKPVRKKERLADVKKMWDEHPDVYGVRRSNRSRQEPARLNIGAGGSSDSESESPKRKTSRAKKKENIWKDDDSNDEEEDEEEASDSTDSEQEEKKVRSRRLPARRPQTKSSTAKKQLSQKGRKSRKQESSAEEDDDDDDDDDDDDDDDEEDTPKRQTRRRGATKVKSYKEDQHDFETDSDDLIEMTGEAGEEQQDDDSETIERVMDTRIGKKGATGASTTGYAVEENGDPCEGFDPETDEGEAQYLIKWKGWSYIHNTWESMDSLTLQKVKGLKKLDNYKKKQEELNAWLRKASPEDIEFHNCQQELTCDLSKQFQFVERVIATKTGKTPGTSDFPSHSHKTPSSNEPEYLCKWMGLPYSECSWEDGALVGKKFQSCIDSFRNRNSCKTVPSKDCKVLKQRPRFVALKKQPSYIGDDNLQLRDYQLDGLNWLAHSWCRCNSVILADEMGLGKTIQTISFLSYLFHQHQLYGPFIVVVPLSTLTSWQREFDTWAPDMNVVVYLGDVMSRKTIRDYEWVNHQTKRIRFNALLTTYEILLKDKGVLGNINWAFLGVDEAHRLKNDDSLLYKTLMEFRSNHRLLITGTPLQNSLKELWSLLHFLMPDKFDSWEDFEDEHGKGRDNGYQSLHKVLEPFLLRRVKKDVEKSLPAKVEQILRVDMTAQQKQFYKWILTRNYKALYKGTRGSSSGFLNIIMELKKCCNHSFLIKQPEDGDTETQQEHLQSLVRGSGKLVLLDKLLTRLRERGNRVLIFSQMVRMLDILAEYLAKNRYPFQRLDGSIKGEIRKQALDHFNAEGSEDFCFLLSTRAGGLGINLASADTVVIFDSDWNPQNDLQAQARAHRIGQKKQVNIYRLVTKGTVEEDIIERAKKKMVLDHLVIQRMDTTGRTVLDNNSGNTNSNPFNKEELTAILKFGAAELFKEAEGEESEPQEMDIDEILRLAETRESDQGSSATDELLSQFKVANFSSMEESTTEFEGRPIREWDEIIPEEQRRKIEEEEKQREMEDIFMLPRSRSSNKRARANDSDSDVGSKLKHRSSGSESETDDSDDDKKPKKRGRPRARKNNVEGFTDAEIRRFIKAYKKFGSPLERLEAIARDSELVDKSIADLKRLGELIHTSCVTAVQEHEEHLKENPVEAKGPGKRRGINIKISGVQVNAKTIIQHEEEFEPLHKVVPSDPAERNKFQLTCRVKVAHFDVDWDLQDDIQLLLGIYEHGFGNWDLIKTDPDLKLADKILPDDPSKKPQGKQLQARAEYLLKLLKKEQDSSDQSKTGEEVKVKKRKPRVKKENKILKDEQGNDISSPHLSDNPSEEGEVKDDGTEKSPAKKRQKKKDNKENKEKQGTPKKERDGDKEKKGTKPRKEKAKAAKGKKTQGPVHITAGSDPIPIEGKEDDELDQETFSICKERMRPVKKALKQLDKPDEGLSDQEQLQHTRTCLLKIGDRITECLKAYSDPDHVKIWQTSGYLCLSLQSLVQGSSTSFTKWHRRSDHMKKRRSIRRRRILQGG; this is encoded by the exons CAATTCAGCGTCAGAAGAATCCAACCGCTCTGCGTCGGAGTCAGGAAGTCAGTCAGAGAGCGAGCATGgcagtgagaggaggagatCCCACAACTCCGAGTCGAACAGCTCCTCAGAGTCAGAGAGTCACTCAGAGTCAGAGAGCGAGTCTGCAGAGTCCAAATCACAGCAAACCACAGCAGAAGTCAAAGACAAGCCAGTTAGAAAGAAGGAGCGTCTGGCAGATGTGAAGAAG ATGTGGGATGAACATCCAGATGTGTATGGGGTCAGGAGGTCGAATCGCAGCAGACAGGAGCCGGCTCGTTTAAACATTGGAGCTGGG GGTAGCAGTGACTCAGAGAGTGAAAGTCCCAAGAGAAAAACATCACGAGCTAAGAAAAAGGA AAATATCTGGAAAGATGATGACTCaaatgatgaagaggaggatgaggaggaggctTCCGACAGTACAGACAGtgaacaggaagagaaaaaagttaGATCCAGACGACTTCCTGCTAGAAG aCCTCAGACCAAATCATCAACAGCCAAAAAGCAGCTGTCTCAAAAAGGAAGGAAGTCCAGGAAACAGGAGTCGTCTGCTGAAGAAGACGACGACGATGACGAtgacgacgacgatgatgatgatgacgatgaggAAGACACTCCGAAGAGACAAACTCGAAGAAGGGGTGCAACAAAAGTAAAAAG TTATAAAGAAGACCAACATGACTTTGAAACAGACTCTGATGACCTGATTGAAATGACGGGGGAAGCAGGCGAGGAGCAGCAGGATGATGACAGTGAGACCATTGAGAGGGTTATGGACACCAGGATAGGCAAAAAAGGAG CCACTGGGGCTTCCACTACTGGTTATGCTGTGGAGGAAAATGGGGACCCGTGTGAAGGCTTTGACCCCGAGACTGATGAAGGGGAGGCTCAGTATCTGATTAAGTGGAAGGGCTGGTCCTACATCCACAACACATGGGAGAGTATGGACTCTCTGACGCTGCAAAAGGTCAAGGGACTAAAGAAACTGGACAActacaaaaagaaacaagaagagCTCAATGCATG GTTGAGGAAGGCATCCCCTGAGGATATAGAGTTTCATAACTGCCAACAGGAGCTCACTTGTGACTTGAGCAAGCAGTTTCAGTTTGTGGAACGTGTTATCG caacaaaaacaggaaagacACCAGGAACCTCTGACTTCCCCT CCCACAGTCACAAGACACCATCCTCCAATGAGCCAGAGTATCTATGCAAGTGGATGGGCTTACCCTATTCAGAGTGCAGCTGGGAAGATGGAGCTTTGGTTGGAAAGAAGTTTCAGTCCTGCATTGACAGCTTCAGAAACCGAAACTCCTGTAAAACCGTCCCCTCTAAAGACTGCAAG GTGTTAAAGCAAAGACCAAGGTTTGTTGCTCTGAAGAAACAACCATCATATATTGGAGATGACAACCTTCAGCTGAGAGATTATCAGCTGGACGGGTTGAACTGGTTGGCTCACTCCTGGTGCAG GTGCAATAGTGTCATCCTCGCTGATGAGATGGGGCTTGGAAAGACCATCCAGACCATCTCCTTCCTGTCCTACCTGTTTCACCAGCATCAGCTGTATGGGCCCTTTATAGTGGTGGTGCCCCTGTCCACACTCACCTCCTGGCAGAGGGAGTTTGACACCTGGGCCCCGGACATGAACGTGGTGGTCTACCTTGGTGACGTCATGAGCAGGAAAACG ATCCGTGACTACGAGTGGGTGAACCATCAAACGAAAAGAATTCGTTTCAATGCATTATTAACCACTTATGAAATTCTACTTAAAGACAAG GGGGTGCTTGGGAACATCAACTGGGCGTTCCTGGGTGTGGATGAAGCTCACAGGCTGAAGAATGATGACTCCCTGCTGTACAAAACATTAATGGAGTTCAGGTCCAACCACAGACTCCTCATTACTGGCACTCCGCTACAGAACTCCCTCAAAGAGCTCTGGTCACTGTTGCACTTCCTCATGCCTGACAA GTTTGATTCCTGGGAGGATTTTGAGGATGAACATGGGAAAGGAAGGGATAATGGTTATCAGAGTCTTCACAAAGTCCTTGAGCCCTTCCTTCTGCGACGTGTCAAGAAAGATGTAGAAAAATCTCTCCCCGCCAAGGTGGAACAGATCCTTCGTGTAGACATGACTGCACAGCAGAAACAATTTTACAA GTGGATTTTAACAAGGAATTACAAAGCTCTTTACAAAGGCACCCGAGGTAGCTCCTCCGGCTTCCTGAACATCATTATGGAGCTTAAAAAGTGCTGCAACCATAGTTTCCTCATTAAACAGCCTGAAGATGGagacactgaaacacaacaggaacACCTGCAG AGTCTAGTGAGGGGCAGCGGGAAGCTGGTGCTGCTGGACAAGCTGCTGACCAGACTCAGAGAAAGAGGCAACCGAGTCCTAATCTTCTCCCAGATGGTTAGGATGTTGGACATTCTGGCTGAATACCTCGCCAAGAATCGCTACCCATTCCAG cgGCTGGACGGTTCCATAAAGGGAGAAATCCGAAAGCAAGCACTTGACCACTTCAATGCAGAAGGCTCAGAG GACTTCTGCTTCCTGTTGTCCACCAGAGCTGGAGGTTTAGGGATAAACTTGGCCTCAGCAGACACTGTAGTCATCTTCGACTCTGACTGGAACCCTCAAAACGACCTGCAGGCACAAGCCAGGGCTCACAGGATTGGCCAGAAGAAACAG GTGAATATTTATCGACTGGTCACCAAAGGAACAGTGGAGGAGGACATCATTGAGCGGGCAAAGAAGAAGATGGTTTTGGACCATCTTGTCATTCAGAGAATGGACACCACTGGTCGAACTGTACTGGACAACAACTCAGGAAACACGAA TTCAAACCCATTCAATAAAGAAGAACTTACTGCCATCCTCAAGTTTGGTGCCGCAGAGCTTTTCAAAGAGGCAGAAGGAGAGGAGTCTGAACCGCAG GAGATGGATATTGATGAGATCCTGAGGTTGGCTGAAACAAGAGAAAGTGACCAAGGCTCAAGTGCTACAGATGAACTTCTATCTCAGTTTAAG GTGGCCAATTTCTCCAGCATGGAAGAGAGCACTACAGAGTTTGAGGGGAGGCCCATACGGGAATGGGATGAAATCATCCCTGAAGAGCAGCGACGCAAaattgaggaggaggagaagcagcgGGAGATGGAGGACATCTTCATGCTGCCCAGAAGCAGGAGCTCTAACAAGAGG GCTCGGGCCAATGACAGTGATAGTGATGTGGGTTCCAAGCTGAAGCACCGCTCCTCAGGCTCTGAGAGCGAGactgatgacagtgatgatgacaAGAAGCCAAAGAAGAGAGGCAGACCCAGAGCCCGCAAAAACAATGTGGAGGGTTTCACTGATGCAGAGATACGCAG GTTCATTAAGGCATACAAGAAATTTGGATCTCCACTTGAAAGGTTGGAGGCCATCGCCCGAGACTCTGAGCTGGTTGACAAATCCATAGCAGACCTGAAGAGACTTGGTGAACTGATTCATACTAGTTGTGTGACTGCAGTGCAGGAGCATGAGGAACACCTGAAAGAGAACCCAGTTGAAG CCAAAGGTCCAGGGAAACGGCGAGGAATTAACATCAAGATCTCAGGAGTGCAGGTCAACGCCAAGACCATTATCCAGCACGAAGAAGAGTTTGAGCCTCTGCACAAAGTAGTGCCCTCAGATCCTGCTGAGAGAAATAA GTTCCAGCTGACATGCAGAGTCAAGGTAGCCCACTTTGATGTAGACTGGGATCTGCAGGATGACATTCAGCTCTTGCTTGGTATCTATGAGCACGGCTTTGGCAACTGGGATCTGATCAAGACGGATCCTGACCTTAAACTCGCTGATAAG ATTCTCCCAGACGATCCAAGCAAGAAGCCTCAGGGCAAGCAGTTGCAGGCGAGAGCCGAGTATCTTCTCAAGCTGCTGAAAAAAGAACAAGACAGTTCAGACCAGTCTAAAACAGGGGAGGAG GTCaaagtgaagaagaggaagccTCGGGTGAAAAAGGAGAACAAGATTCTCAAGGATGAGCAGGGCAACGACATCTCCTCCCCCCACCTGTCCGACAACCCTTCGGAGGAGGGTGAGGTCAAG GATGATGGAACAGAGAAGTCCCCTGccaagaaaagacaaaagaaaaaggataacaaagagaacaaagaaaaacagggaaCTCCTAAAAAGGAGAGGGACggggacaaagaaaaaaagggtaCCAAGCCCAGAAAAGAAAAG gCTAAAGCGGCCAAAGGGAAGAAGACTCAAGGTCCAGTTCACATTACGGCTGGGTCTGACCCCATTCCCATTGAAGGAAAGGAGGATGATGAACTCGATCAGGAGACTTTCAGTATT tgtAAGGAGCGCATGAGGCCGGTGAAAAAGGCCCTGAAGCAGTTGGATAAACCAGATGAGGGTCTGTCTGACCAGGAGCAGCTCCAGCACACTCGCACATGCCTACTGAAGATTGGAGACCGAATCACAGAGTGCCTTAAAGCTTACAGTGACCCCGACCATGTCAAAATATGGC AAACCTCTGGATATTTGTGTCTAAGTTTACAGAGTTTGGTGCAAGGAAGCTCCACAAGCTTTACAAAATGGCACAGAAGAAGCGATCACATGAAGAAGAG AAGGAGCATAAGAAGAAGGAGGATACTGCAGGGAGGGTAA